In the bacterium SCSIO 12741 genome, AATGCTCAAGTATCCTGCTAAGGGCACCGATTCTTTCAAAAAGTTTTTCCGAAACAGAATGCCGTGTAACAAAAGGCTAAAGACAAGACTAAGACTAAAAAAAAGCAAGTAATTGACAAAGGAAAAAAGCGGAGTAATCGCCAGGTAAAAAATTAAATCACCTATGCCAAATAGGTCTTTGAGCGCCTTGCCTTTAGCCCGAAAATATAAAGCTACGATCCCAATCATAGCCAAGCTGTAGGCCATGTTTCCGCCGATGCGCAGGAAAAAATCTACCCATCCATTAGTGGGCCAGGTCAACCCCACTCCAAGAGCGAAAATGACCGGAAAATACCAGGTTCTAATCGCCCGGAATTTCCAATCTTCAATAGCGGCTATCAGCAATAGCAGAGATAATATTAAGCAGAGCAACAAGGTCATAACGCTTTAGTCTTTGGTCACTTCCTTGAGATTCAGATCCTGGTCGATTTCCCAAACGTTAAGTTGGCCATCTCCATCGAAATCTGAAATCGCTGTAGCCCTTGCCAAAAAGGTCGCATTATTCGCTTCTACCACCTCTATCTGGTAATTGGCATTTCCACCATCAGTGGTCAGCTTGGCATGTTCAAATCCCAATTCCGCCATGTCCGTGGAGTATTTGGTATGCACATAGAAATAGGTTTTTTGAAGCGTATGAATGTGCTTCAACTGAAGCTTAGCTTCCTGGGCTTTGGCCTCAGCAATTTTGGGCATTAGGTTGGGTAATGCAATGAGGATAAGAATTCCAATAATGGCTAATACAATGAGCAATTCAGTTAAGGAAAAGGCCTCAGATCGGTGCTGAAATACAGACTTTAATGCTGGCTTCTTGATGGTCATAATTTTGGTTCTAAATCGGTTTAACGTACAGTCAGATACCGCAAACCACCTAATACAAGTTCACAACAACCTATCATTCCCCAAAAGAGGACATGCCCAGGTTCAAATCAGTAAAAAGGAATCAATAATTGAAGCCGGTATGGTTTGGGTTCGTTTATCAATTCGTTGGTTCTCGAATTAGGTAGATTTTCAAATACCTGTCACAAATATCGCAATAAATTCGAATAAATCCATGCCTTTTTTGGGCACATTTAAAAATGAGAAGTGTCGTGGTTTAAATTTGTTTTGTGCCTAAATCTTTGATGCCTGATTCGAATGGATCTTCCCACAATACATTCCTTTCCACCTATCCTATCCCCCAACCGCGTGTCCTAATCTTGGGTACCATGCCCAGTGTAAAATCCCTGGAGGATTACTTTTATTACGCTCATCCCAGAAATGCCTTTTGGCCTATTCTGTTTGATCTATTCGCTCAAACTCCTTCCTCGGATAAAAAAAAACGAACCCAACTCATTGAAAACCATCACCTGGCCTTATGGGATGTTCTACACGGTTGTCAACGAAAAGGGAGTCTGGATCAGGCCATTCAACAGGAGGTTCCAAATGATATCAAAGGGTTACTCAAAAAACACCCCAGTATCCAGACCATCGCATTCAATGGGCAACCGGCCTTCAAATTCTACAAACGGCACCTCGGACCGCCCACTATTCCCCACTTAATTCTCCCGAGTACAAGCCCGGCACATGCCTCCAAAACCAAGCTTCAAAAGCAAGAAGAATGGGCCGCACTACTACCCTGTCTTTTACCGAAAGATTAAGCCAGTTTTACGAGGTAATTAACGGATATTCGACAACTGACATTTTGGAAGGTTAATCCCGCTGTTGGGAAGGTTTTTTAGGTAATTCCCTTAGGTCCTGGTAAACTTGTTTATTGGCAGGAATTTGGACGGAAATGAGCTTTTCAGTGATATTAACTTTTGACTCTCCGGGAATGAATCCGGAAATAATGAACAAACTTGACGATCGTATTCACGCTTTGGGTTTGAAGAGATCGGCTCGGGATGAAAAGAAGTCTGAGATCATGTTATCCAACAATACATTCTCGGGTGAACTGGAAGGCGAAAGTGCGACCAATTTAAGGGATGATATTTTTAGTAAAACCGAAGCTATATTTCTTTCGTTTGGCTTGAAGGGCAAAATCTTTGTCTCTGTAGGAGGCAACTGGTCCTGGGGCATTCGAAACGTATAAATAAGAATTTGCATCAACTCCATCGTTTGGTCACCGCAACAGGCCAAACAATTTCACATCTTAAGTTAAGACGACAAATCCACTTGGAATTCCGGGTGGATTTGCTGTTTTTAGTGGAATCCATAACCAGCCTCAATCGTCCCTCAAGTGCTAAAAAAGGATAATTCAATCAACCAGATCTACTCATTCTTAGAAAGGCCTTAATTTTGCAGCCGATTATGAAAAGAGTGGTAGTTGGCCTTAGTGGCGGAGTAGATAGCAGCGTTACAGCCCTTTTATTGCAGCAGCAAGGATATGAGGTGATCGGAATGTTTATGCGAAACTGGCATGACAACTCGGTTATCATTTCGGAAGAATGCCCTTGGGTGGAGGACAGTACAGATGCCCAGCTTATCGCCGAACAATTGGGCATCCCCTACCAGGTAATCGACTTGAGCGAAGAATACAAGGAACGAATCGTGGATTACATGTTCCGGGAATACGAAGCTGGAAGAACGCCTAATCCTGACGTTTTGTGTAACCGGGAGGTAAAATTTGACCTTTTCCTGAAAGCTGCTCTCCAACTTGATGCAGACTATGTAGCTACCGGACACTATTGCCGAAAGGAAACGATGGAAATCGAAGGAAAACCAGTTCATCGCCTACTCGCCGGATTGGATCCCAATAAAGATCAAAGCTATTTCTTGTGTCAGCTAAATCAGGAGCAACTCTCCCGTGCTCTTTTCCCCATTGGTCATTTGCAAAAATCGGAGGTTAGAAAATTGGCCCTGGAGGCCGGATTGGTAACTGCTGATAAAAAGGACTCTCAAGGTCTTTGTTTTATCGGAAAAGTTAGACTTCCGGAATTTTTGCAACAGCAGCTTAAGCCCAAATCGGGTGAAGTACTTGAAGTGGAAGCTAATTTGGAACAATACAGCCAACAATTTGATCGCAAAGAAGAGTACAATCAGGCAGAATTGGTAGCCATGAGCCGTCCTTACTCGTACGAGAATCAGGAAGCCGATTATCGAATAGCCGGAAAACACAATGGAGCTCACTATTTTACTGTAGGACAGCGAAAAGGACTGGGGATTGGAGGAACCACTGAACCTCTTTTTGTATTGCACACGGATACGGTGGCCAACAAAGTATATACGGGTCAAGGACATGATCACCCGGGACTGTACCGTAAGGGCCTGTTCATTCCAACAAATGACGTGCATTGGGTAAGAGACGACTTAGCGCTCGAGCCTGGAGAAAGCCGTCGCTACGATTTACGGATTCGCTACCGTCAACCTTTGGTAGGTGGTAAACTCTTTTGTGAGTCCGAAGGCCTTTACCTGATCTTTGATGAACCTATGTGGGGAATTACACCAGGACAATTTGCATCCTGGTATCAAGGAGAAGAGCTAATCGGTTCAGGAGTTATTTCCTGATCCTTCAGGTACGTCTTTTTTCAAGAAATACTGAACCGTTCCAAAGTCTTTAAAGGAAGCGTCTGCTCCACCTATTTGCCAGTTCATGTTCAGCATGGTTTTTACATCCAATAGATTGGCATCGGTAACAGCCAGCAACAAACTGATTTGACTTTGCTGAGTTTTAACCTCCGGAATGAAAATCTTAAGTTCCTTGTAAGACATATCGTTTCTGTCGCAGCTGATATCAAACTTCTTACCCGATACTGGGCCTTGAAAATTGAGCAATACAAAATGGTATTTCTTCCCTCCAAAAAAACGGCTTACATACAGGCTTCGAGAGGTTTGCCCACGCTCCATGGGTAGCATAATATTGGTACTCAGGTAGGCAATATTGTCACAGGTAAATCCGGGCCCGGTAACCTGCTCAGAGACATATTTCAACGTATTGATGATTCGGAAAACTACCTTTTCTGTATCCAGCTTTCCATCGGTTACCACATAGTTCCGAAGCTCTTTCACTGTCATCATTCCAGGTTCTTCGTCCTCTGCATCCGGCACATTTTCGTCTTCAGCATTAGGGGTCTGTTCCTGGTAAACTTCTTGATCGCCACGCATTTCAGGCCCACGAAAAGGTTGCTCCGTTTCGTCTGAGTATTCTTCCTCTTCGTAGTATTCGTCTTCGTAATATTCCTCGTCGTCGTAGTATTCACCATCCCCCTCTTCGTTGCAAGCAACAAGGGCAAACATGGAGAATGCGACCACCAACCAAATCCAAAACTTTGTCTTCAATGAAAATCTATTTAGCGTAAAAATAGCTCTTTCCTACGCACAGCCACTGCTCTGTTTTATCAAATTGAGTTTCTGCTTAAGGAAGAAGCACACACGGTTGCTCAAGGGTTGTTTTATCGGCTCTACTCGTTTAGCTCAAGTACATCCCAAGTGTGATCGGCCATTAGGCTCACTTTGGCCACGTAATGGTGTTGCAGGCGTCTTCCCCAGTCTTGTGGAGAAAGAAGGGATAATTGGAAAATTCCATCTTCCTTTTGATAGAGGAAATAGATTTTGCCAATAAGGGGCTCGAAGGACATTTCGGCGGTATAAATCCGCTCACTGATTTCTACCCTACTCTGGAGCTTTTTAGCCTGTTTAGCGAGCAATTCGATCTGCTCCTGGATTTGCTCCATCTGCCGCCCCGTCTGCTCTTCCATAGCAGCCATGGCACGGCCCTTTATTTTCCCTTGATCCTCGGGCTTCACTACAGCACTACCCCGATGATGGCCATATTCAAGGCTGTGGGGAGTTTCCGTTATCTTATCCTTATCGATGGGATTAATGTTCTCTTCACTCATAGCGGATCTGTCCGTTTTCTACGTGTACAAATTTCTCATTATTCCCGCTTAAAACAAAACTTGCCTGCCCTTGCCATTTTAGAGGACTTGCAGTGTATTGGCCTTCAGCATCCCACTCTTCATAACCGTGGTAATGCCGCAAATCGCCTAATTGGCTAACAAAGGCTTGAATTTCAAACTCTTCGGGATTATCTGAGATCTGTACCTCCTTGTATTCAATACCCACATCGGTAACAAGTGATTGACCATTGTGTTCAATCCGCACATTTCGCAGCATTAAATCGACCATTTTCTGGTCATTTTCTGGAATGGTGCCATACCCCATGCGAGTGCCTTTATGCCATTTTCCTGATGCGATTAAGTCGAAACTATGCAGGAGCAACCAAAAATTCATTTCCCGAGCCACCATTCGTTCCGGATCTTTACGATGTCCGCCTGACTCTACCAAAACGGTTCGGTACCCCTGCTGCTGCAAATTATCTCCGGTAGCGGATGGGTAAAATTCATCCGTAAATCGGGAAATAGCCCCAGGAATGCGATGTTGAAGATCTTTGTTCAATTGGTCGATCAACATTTGAGCATCCGCCTGATTTTGACTAAACTCAGGCTTACCCGTTGAAGGCGATAAAAAGGCAATGGTAGCTGGAGTACTTGTTCCTTGAACATTAAACAGGTTGCGCTGATCGTGCATATTGAAGCACCAATCGGCCTTTTCCTGCTTTATGGTTTCCCAAAGAATTTTTATTTCTGGAGAGGACTGACTGACCGCGTCGCGGTTTAAATCAATATCCCAGGCATTTCTACGCTGGAATCGTTCCAATCCGTCCGGGTTTAATACGGGAATAAAAACCAGCGACAATTGTTCACTCCATTGCTCGCAACCAGATCCCTTGTTCAGAAACTCAAACAAATCGAAAAAAGCACGGGTGGCTGTCGATTCATTACCATGCATCTGCGACCAGAGTACAACCTTGATAGGCCCAGTACCCCATCGAACAGCATGTATATCCCTCCCTTCGATAGAAGAACCTAAGAAGCTTACTTCAAATCCTTTATACGCTCTAACTTGATTGAGCTGAGCATAAAAATGGTCACAGTTAAAGCGACGGTTGGGAAAGGCCGGGTGTTGATATTCAGAATAGCTTACAGAAGCAGGATCAAGAATTTGCCAGGGCATATTGTTGCACTTTGGTTTTTACACCGATGTAATAAATATAGTAGCAGCCTCCAAGGATGACATGAGACATTACATTGTAGTTAAAGTACTCATTAATTCCCCAATGGCGGCTATGCACAATTAATGCCCCTACACTTGTCACCAGGCCTAACAGAATGATGGCCGATCCATTGTCTTTCAATTTGATGAAGCGGATCAAGTGGGCCGGCATAACAAATCCTGCCATGGCAATTCCCGCACTTACGCTTACGGCACCAAATCCGGGAACACCAACACGAGAAGGATCATGCTCAAAATTCCCCCAAAGTTGATAACCAAAATAAACACCAACCGAGATGACCAATTGAGCCAGGAAGATGGGGTTTAGAATCTTTTTCACCTTATCACTGTAATCGTAATAACTGGCTACCTGAAAGAAGTAGAGCGCTACTGAGGAAAAAGACCAAGCCAAAACATGGAAGTAATTATGGGGAATGTACAGCGAAAACAAATGGGCTTGCCCACCAGTAAGGGTGCTGAGCCCCATAAAAAGAAAAAATCCTGCAAAAATCTTCGTGTACTGACTCTTGTTTCTGGAGATCAGCTGATAGAATAGCAGCAAGCTCAGGGCACACAAGAAAATATCCGATAGATAGGTACTTGGTTCCTGAAGTTGCAAGCCAAATAATTCAATGGTAACCTTCTTCATTGCGGGCAAAAATAGTTATTCCGACCAGCTAGCATTTTTCATCGTCAGAATCTTTCTAATTTTGACCCCGTTTTAAAAGCCTCTATGTTCTATTTCCCCCTTCAGGTATTAATGGTCATCATTTACCGAATTTACTTTCGGAGCATGCACATGGCCAACCTCAAGTACTGGCACACCAAAAAACCTACTC is a window encoding:
- a CDS encoding DUF2452 domain-containing protein, translating into MSEENINPIDKDKITETPHSLEYGHHRGSAVVKPEDQGKIKGRAMAAMEEQTGRQMEQIQEQIELLAKQAKKLQSRVEISERIYTAEMSFEPLIGKIYFLYQKEDGIFQLSLLSPQDWGRRLQHHYVAKVSLMADHTWDVLELNE
- a CDS encoding prepilin-type N-terminal cleavage/methylation domain-containing protein; protein product: MTIKKPALKSVFQHRSEAFSLTELLIVLAIIGILILIALPNLMPKIAEAKAQEAKLQLKHIHTLQKTYFYVHTKYSTDMAELGFEHAKLTTDGGNANYQIEVVEANNATFLARATAISDFDGDGQLNVWEIDQDLNLKEVTKD
- a CDS encoding peptidase M14, encoding MPWQILDPASVSYSEYQHPAFPNRRFNCDHFYAQLNQVRAYKGFEVSFLGSSIEGRDIHAVRWGTGPIKVVLWSQMHGNESTATRAFFDLFEFLNKGSGCEQWSEQLSLVFIPVLNPDGLERFQRRNAWDIDLNRDAVSQSSPEIKILWETIKQEKADWCFNMHDQRNLFNVQGTSTPATIAFLSPSTGKPEFSQNQADAQMLIDQLNKDLQHRIPGAISRFTDEFYPSATGDNLQQQGYRTVLVESGGHRKDPERMVAREMNFWLLLHSFDLIASGKWHKGTRMGYGTIPENDQKMVDLMLRNVRIEHNGQSLVTDVGIEYKEVQISDNPEEFEIQAFVSQLGDLRHYHGYEEWDAEGQYTASPLKWQGQASFVLSGNNEKFVHVENGQIRYE
- the mnmA gene encoding tRNA 2-thiouridine(34) synthase MnmA, encoding MKRVVVGLSGGVDSSVTALLLQQQGYEVIGMFMRNWHDNSVIISEECPWVEDSTDAQLIAEQLGIPYQVIDLSEEYKERIVDYMFREYEAGRTPNPDVLCNREVKFDLFLKAALQLDADYVATGHYCRKETMEIEGKPVHRLLAGLDPNKDQSYFLCQLNQEQLSRALFPIGHLQKSEVRKLALEAGLVTADKKDSQGLCFIGKVRLPEFLQQQLKPKSGEVLEVEANLEQYSQQFDRKEEYNQAELVAMSRPYSYENQEADYRIAGKHNGAHYFTVGQRKGLGIGGTTEPLFVLHTDTVANKVYTGQGHDHPGLYRKGLFIPTNDVHWVRDDLALEPGESRRYDLRIRYRQPLVGGKLFCESEGLYLIFDEPMWGITPGQFASWYQGEELIGSGVIS
- a CDS encoding DNA-deoxyinosine glycosylase, with the translated sequence MPDSNGSSHNTFLSTYPIPQPRVLILGTMPSVKSLEDYFYYAHPRNAFWPILFDLFAQTPSSDKKKRTQLIENHHLALWDVLHGCQRKGSLDQAIQQEVPNDIKGLLKKHPSIQTIAFNGQPAFKFYKRHLGPPTIPHLILPSTSPAHASKTKLQKQEEWAALLPCLLPKD